The Mycobacterium riyadhense sequence CGCGCGATCGGGCTGGTGTCGCACGGGCCCAGGAAAGGACAGTCGCCGCAGATCGATTCCTTGAGACGTGTCTCCTCGACGATCAGATTGCGGTAGGTGATGCCATCAACGATGTCCTTGATGGGGGTTTTAGTGACATTGCCGAGGATCCCGTGCTCGCGATACGAGTCGCAGGCCAGCGTGCCATCGCGGTCGATAACAAGGACGTCGTTGCCCAGCAGCGCACGGTTTTGCCGTGGGCGCCCCAAGTTCAATCGCTTCAGGATTACCGTTTGCATGCACTGATTAAGAGGATCCACTCGCGGGCCCATACCGGCCGAGAGCCACCGATCGAAGAACACCATAATCGCGTCGAGTATGTCGGGCAGGCCGACCGTGACGCCTTCCATCGAACGCGTCGGCGGACCGCCGAACAACGGAAGCAGCCGCGACGGCTTATTGATTCGAGTGATCTCCTCGAATATCTGCTCAATCTGGCTTACCGTGTGCCCGGCCAGCACGGTAATGAGGCTGAACGGTAAGCCCCTGTCCTGTAGTCGGCGTATGTTCGCACGTACTGCCGATTCGGTCGCACGACCTCCTGCGGTCAAGCGCACGCCCTCGGCGAAATCGACCGAGACGCCAAGTGTGATTCCATGTTCTTCGAATACATCGAGGTGCTCGTCGCGAACGGAGTAGAGATTCGTTTGCAGACAATTTCTCACCCGGCGGCTTTCAATCCATTCGCTAGTACTGCAGCCGTAGATCGAGATCATTGGTGTTCGCGGCGTCGGTAGTGGGATTGTCGGGCTCGGTATTGGTGTCGTCTTCGCCATCGTGACCAGGCCAGCAGGCTTGTTAGGGTGCGGTGGGTGACGAGCAGCAGTGCGTCGAAGAGGCGTCGAAACTCGTTGACGGTCAAGGCGATCAGGCCCTCGGGGGTGGGTGCGGTATCGCGTTCGATCGCTGTGGCTACGGCCAGGAAGGCATGGGCGAGCATGGCCAGGGTGGTCCAGCGGTGCCAGGAGCGCCAGCGCCGCACCTGGTGCTGATCCAGTCCGACCAGTCCTTTGGCGGCTTGGAACGATTCCTCGATGCGCCAGCGCTGACCGGCGATGGTGACCAGGGTGCGCAGCGGAACGGGTCGGGGGCTGTAGCAGCGCAGGTAGGCATGCTCGCCGGTGGCATCGTTGCGGCGGATCAGCAAATGATGGTACCCGGTGTCGGTGTCGTCTTCGGCCAGCAACCGAAACCATGCCCAGGAGTACAGCCGTGGCCCGTGCGCGCCGGCGCCGGCGGAGTGTTTCTGCCAGGCATGTGCCGGGATCAGCGCGGGCAGCGCATCGACGCGGATCGGGCCGGCATGGGTGGGCACGCGCCGGTTGGCCGCAACCGCCATCACGTAGCCCAGTCGGTGGCCTCGAATGGCTGCGCGCAGTCGTGGGTCGGCTCCATAGACTTCGTCGCCGGCCACCCACCCCGCGGGTACTCGGGCGGCCACCGCGCGCTCGATCAGTGTTGCCGCCAGCGTTGGTTTGGTCGCGAAACCCCGCTTGTTGGCGGGGATTCCGGCATCGGCGCAGCGTTCATGGTCGTCGGCCCAGCTGCGCGGAAGGTACAGAGCCCGGTCGATCAGCGCGTGCCCACGCGGGGCCGCATACGTCAGATACACCGCCACCTGGGAGTTCTCGACGCGGCCCGCGGTACCGCTGTACTGGCGCTGCACCCCGACGCTGTGCACGCCCTTCTTGACGTCACCGGTCTCGTCGACCACCAAGATCGCACCCGGGTCACCGAACGCATCGACGACGTAATCGCGCAGATCGTCGCGGACATCGTCGGCGTCCCAGCTGGCCCGTGCCAACAGATGCTGCAACCCATCGGGGGTGGTATCACCGCGGTGCTCGGCGATCGTCCAGCAATTCTTGCGGTCCAAGCCCGAGACCATCCCGGCCATGAGTTCACCGGCACGGCGCAACGGTTCGTACCGGGCGAAACGCGGCGCGATCCGATCCAGCACCGCCGAGAACTCCGACTGCCACCGATCAGGGTCTACGCTATGAGCCGCGGCGACCGCGGCATATTGAGAAGTTGTCACAAACTCCGAACAATGCCGCGGTCACCGCGCCTACCAGCGCAGACACGCCAGCATCAGCAATCCCTATCTACGGCTGCAGTACTAGGAAAGATCTCCCGCTGAAGTGCGAACACGGACTCGAAATAGCTACGCGGTAACAGCGTCGGTTCGCCACCGTGCCAAATGATGTCCACGGGTTGGTCGTACCCGCAGCGCTGGTTCGCCAGCTCGGCGTAGTCGCGGATGGCGACCAAGGCGTCTCTCCAGACGCCCTCCGACATCCTCGTCGGGTCCGACAGGTGCTCCCACTCGTAGCAATACTTGCAGCGCAGATTGCACAGCTTGGTGGTCTTAATTACCCATTGCATCGTGGCAGCACTCCGCCGGTACCTTCCGAGGATTGACGACTTCGTGTTGGGCTATCGAGCCAACTCAAGATCCGATGAGAGCAGGAAGAAGACCCCCCGTGCTGCGGTACTTGGGCTCGCTGACTCCAAGGCCTCTGCGATCACCTTGCGGACGTCTATGTGCGGCTTCTCGAGCAAGATTGTCATATTGCATTCCTTAGATATGTGGCAGCCGTCTTTTTCGGCTGTTCGACACGCGAACGGTACTCGACAACAATTCGCATGGGAACTGTGTGCATTGTCTCATATTGATGCCGGCGTTGGACAATTTGTCTCATCGGCAGATGCCCGCGAGCGACGATCGAGGCGTTGCGATTGCCCGGATTTTCCAGGCCAGCCGGCATCCGGTAGCCTGGGGCGGTTGCCGACGCAGGCGACCCTCCTGCCACGGAACGACCGTGGCCGCGTAGACCAGAGGAGGTGATGAGGTTCCCATGCGTCCATACGAAATCATGGTCATCCTTGACCCCACCCTTGACGAACGCACCGTCGCCCCATCCTTGGAGACGTTTCTCAACGTCGTCCGTAAGGACGGCGGAACGGTCGAAAAGGTCGACATCTGGGGTAAGCGCCGTCTGGCGTACGAGATCGCCAAGCATGCCGAAGGCATCTACGTGGTGGTCGATCTAAAGGCCGCCCCCGCCACCGTGTCCGAACTCGACCGTCAGCTGAGCCTGAACGAGTCGGTGTTGCGCACCAAGGTCATGCGCACCGACAAGCACTAGCTGTCAGCGCTGTTGCGTACGCTCGCTGATGACCATCCACCTGGCGAGGAACAAGCGGAGCAAGGAGAACTATTGTGGCTGGTGACACCACTATCACCGTCGTCGGAAACCTGACCGCTGACCCCGAATTGCGGTTCACACCATCGGGTGCTGCCGTCGCGAACTTCACGGTGGCATCAACACCGCGGATCTATGACCGCCAGACTGGCGAATGGAAGGACGGCGAGGCGCTGTTCCTGCGCTGCAACATCTGGCGTGAGGCGGCCGAGAACGTGGCCGAGAGCCTCACCCGGGGAGCGCGGGTGATCGTCAGCGGGCGGCTCAAGCAGCGTTCGTTCGAAACCCGCGAGGGTGAGAAGCGCACCGTTGTCGAGGTCGAGGTCGACGAGATCGGGCCTTCGCTTCGGTACGCGACCGCCAAGGTCAACAAGGCCAGCCGCAGTGGCGGCGGCGGGGGCGGTTTCGGCGGCGGAGGCGGCGGACCGCGTCAGGCCCCGGCTGCCCAGCCAAGCGGCGGATCCGGTGACGACCCGTGGGGCAGCGCCCCGGCGTCGGGCTCGTTCGGCGGCGGCGACGACGAACCGCCATTCTGATTTCAAGTAGGAAAAGGAAAGAAAGACAACCATGGCCAAGTCCAGCAAGCGGCGCCCGGCTCCGGAAAAGCCGGTCAAGTCGCGTAAATGCGTCTTTTGCGCCAAAAAGGACCAACAGATCGACTACAAGGACACCGCGTTGCTGCGGACCTACATCAGCGAGCGCGGCAAGATCCGGGCGCGCCGGGTCACCGGCAACTGCGTGCAGCACCAGCGCGACATCGCACTCGCGGTAAAGAATGCCCGCGAGGTTGCGCTGCTGCCTTTCACCTCCTCGACGCGGTAATCGCCGGCCCCCCAACGGAAAGTACGTAAACGATGAAGCTGATTCTGACGGCCGATGTCGACCACCTCGGTTCGGTCGGCGACACTGTCGAGGTCAAGGACGGGTACGGACGCAACTTCCTGCTGCCGCGCGGGTTGGCGATCGTCGCCTCACGCGGCGCCCAGAAGCAGGCCGACGAGATCCGACGGGCCCGCGAAACCAAGATGGTGCGCGACCTAGAGCACGCCAACGAAATCAAGACGGCGATAGCCGCGCTTGGTCCAGTCTCGCTACCGGTCAAGACGGCCGGCGATTCTGGCAAGCTGTTCGGCTCCGTCACTGCCGGTGATGTTGTCGCCGCCATTAAGAAGGCGGGCGGCCCCAACCTCGACAAGCGAATCGTCCGGTTGCCCAAGGCGCATA is a genomic window containing:
- a CDS encoding radical SAM protein; this translates as MISIYGCSTSEWIESRRVRNCLQTNLYSVRDEHLDVFEEHGITLGVSVDFAEGVRLTAGGRATESAVRANIRRLQDRGLPFSLITVLAGHTVSQIEQIFEEITRINKPSRLLPLFGGPPTRSMEGVTVGLPDILDAIMVFFDRWLSAGMGPRVDPLNQCMQTVILKRLNLGRPRQNRALLGNDVLVIDRDGTLACDSYREHGILGNVTKTPIKDIVDGITYRNLIVEETRLKESICGDCPFLGPCDTSPIARHFDSHVLQDCPLEKYLLPRIEAHLENRGFFDDDFDRTAREVAAAHVAESLEATASY
- a CDS encoding IS701 family transposase — encoded protein: MDRIAPRFARYEPLRRAGELMAGMVSGLDRKNCWTIAEHRGDTTPDGLQHLLARASWDADDVRDDLRDYVVDAFGDPGAILVVDETGDVKKGVHSVGVQRQYSGTAGRVENSQVAVYLTYAAPRGHALIDRALYLPRSWADDHERCADAGIPANKRGFATKPTLAATLIERAVAARVPAGWVAGDEVYGADPRLRAAIRGHRLGYVMAVAANRRVPTHAGPIRVDALPALIPAHAWQKHSAGAGAHGPRLYSWAWFRLLAEDDTDTGYHHLLIRRNDATGEHAYLRCYSPRPVPLRTLVTIAGQRWRIEESFQAAKGLVGLDQHQVRRWRSWHRWTTLAMLAHAFLAVATAIERDTAPTPEGLIALTVNEFRRLFDALLLVTHRTLTSLLAWSRWRRRHQYRARQSHYRRREHQ
- a CDS encoding radical SAM protein; translation: MQWVIKTTKLCNLRCKYCYEWEHLSDPTRMSEGVWRDALVAIRDYAELANQRCGYDQPVDIIWHGGEPTLLPRSYFESVFALQREIFPSTAAVDRDC
- the rpsF gene encoding 30S ribosomal protein S6, producing MRPYEIMVILDPTLDERTVAPSLETFLNVVRKDGGTVEKVDIWGKRRLAYEIAKHAEGIYVVVDLKAAPATVSELDRQLSLNESVLRTKVMRTDKH
- a CDS encoding single-stranded DNA-binding protein gives rise to the protein MAGDTTITVVGNLTADPELRFTPSGAAVANFTVASTPRIYDRQTGEWKDGEALFLRCNIWREAAENVAESLTRGARVIVSGRLKQRSFETREGEKRTVVEVEVDEIGPSLRYATAKVNKASRSGGGGGGFGGGGGGPRQAPAAQPSGGSGDDPWGSAPASGSFGGGDDEPPF
- the rpsR gene encoding 30S ribosomal protein S18, encoding MAKSSKRRPAPEKPVKSRKCVFCAKKDQQIDYKDTALLRTYISERGKIRARRVTGNCVQHQRDIALAVKNAREVALLPFTSSTR
- the rplI gene encoding 50S ribosomal protein L9; translation: MKLILTADVDHLGSVGDTVEVKDGYGRNFLLPRGLAIVASRGAQKQADEIRRARETKMVRDLEHANEIKTAIAALGPVSLPVKTAGDSGKLFGSVTAGDVVAAIKKAGGPNLDKRIVRLPKAHIKAIGTHPVVVHLHPEIDVEVSLTVVAES